The following proteins are co-located in the Thermus hydrothermalis genome:
- the metH gene encoding methionine synthase — protein MVEVHTCSPGCRHHLGGAGWGDAPLVRLGYNKEARAKKFPYLKALLERPLVFDGAMGTELQKRDLTPEDYGGEAYFGCPEVLNRTRPEVVQEVHRSYLEAGAEVIETNTFGALRHVLAEYGLGEEAEALAYLGAKLAREVAEPYGAFVAGALGPGTKLISLGQISWDELFAAYKEAVRGLLRGGVDLILLETAQDILQVRCAVLAAREAMAEVKREVPLQVQVTFEATGTLLVGTDEQAALAALESLPVDVVGMNCATGPDLMDSKVRYFAQNSTRFVACLPNAGLPRNEGGKVVYDLTPEELARWHRKFVLEYGVNAVGGCCGTGPEHIRKVAEAVQGVPVRERPKAFPPQVASLYQAVPLRQETSLFLVGERLNATGSKRFREMLFAKDLEGILALAREQVAEGAHALDLSVAWTGRDELADLNWLLPGLATAVTVPIMVDSTSPEAMELALKYLPGRVLLNSANLEDGLERFDRVASLAKAHGAALVVLAIDEKGMAKTREEKVRVALRMYERLTEHHGFRPEDLLFDLLTFPITQGDEESRPLAKETLLAMEELRERLPGVGFILGVSNVSFGLKPRARRVLNSVFLDEARKRGLTAAIVDAGKILPIAQIPEEAYALALDLIHDRRREGYDPLMAFMAYFEAHQEDLAQKEDLFQALPLLERLKRRVVEGRKVGLEADLDEALRQGHKPLDLINGPLLAGMKEVGELFGAGRMQLPFVLQAAEVMKRAVAHLEPHMEKRGAGKGRMVLATVKGDVHDIGKNLVDIILTNNGYQVVNLGIKVPIEEILRAVEEHKPHAVGMSGLLVKSTQVMKENLEYMRDRGYTLPVILGGAALTRSFVEEELRAIYPNVYYAEDAFEGLKLMEELTGHAPPELTRKAPARPKREAPKVEARPKPVGEPPAIPRPPFFGVRVEENLDLATIAHYVNKLALYRGQWGYSRKGMSREEWRALVEREAEPVFRRLLKEAREEGWLRPRVLYGFFPVAREGEELWVYSPETGEVLERFRFPRQRGGGLSLVDYFRPRYAPPLGDEEAWLPAFSEGARDVLGVQLVTMGEEPGKKARALFEGGAYQDYLFVHGFAVEMTEALAEYWHKRMRQMWGIAGQDATEIQKLFQQGYQGARYSFGYPACPDLSDQAKLDRLMGFARIGVRLTENFQLDPEHATSALVVHHPEARYFSVD, from the coding sequence GGGACCTCACCCCCGAGGACTACGGGGGGGAGGCGTACTTCGGCTGCCCCGAGGTGCTCAACCGCACCCGGCCCGAGGTGGTGCAGGAGGTCCACCGGTCCTACCTCGAGGCCGGGGCCGAGGTGATTGAAACCAACACCTTTGGGGCCTTGCGGCACGTGCTGGCGGAGTACGGGCTCGGGGAGGAGGCGGAGGCCCTCGCCTACCTTGGGGCCAAGCTGGCCAGGGAGGTGGCGGAGCCCTACGGGGCCTTCGTGGCGGGGGCCCTGGGCCCAGGGACCAAGCTCATCTCCTTGGGCCAGATCTCCTGGGACGAGCTCTTCGCCGCCTACAAGGAGGCGGTGCGGGGGCTACTCCGGGGCGGGGTAGACCTCATCCTTTTGGAAACCGCCCAGGACATCCTCCAGGTGCGCTGCGCCGTCCTGGCGGCGCGGGAGGCCATGGCCGAGGTAAAGCGGGAGGTGCCCCTGCAGGTCCAGGTGACCTTTGAGGCCACGGGCACCCTCCTGGTGGGCACGGACGAGCAGGCGGCCTTGGCCGCTTTGGAGAGCCTGCCCGTGGACGTGGTGGGCATGAACTGCGCCACGGGCCCCGACCTCATGGACAGCAAGGTGCGCTACTTCGCCCAGAACAGCACCCGCTTCGTGGCCTGCCTGCCCAACGCCGGCCTGCCGCGGAACGAAGGGGGGAAGGTGGTCTACGACCTCACCCCCGAGGAGCTCGCCCGGTGGCACCGCAAGTTCGTCCTGGAGTACGGGGTGAACGCCGTGGGGGGGTGTTGCGGCACGGGGCCCGAGCACATCCGCAAGGTGGCGGAGGCGGTCCAGGGGGTTCCCGTCAGGGAGAGGCCCAAGGCCTTCCCGCCCCAGGTGGCCTCCCTCTACCAGGCGGTGCCCCTCCGGCAGGAGACGAGCCTTTTCCTGGTGGGGGAGCGCTTGAACGCCACGGGGAGCAAGCGCTTCCGGGAGATGCTTTTCGCCAAGGACCTCGAGGGCATCCTGGCCCTGGCCCGGGAGCAGGTGGCGGAGGGGGCCCACGCCCTGGACCTCTCCGTGGCCTGGACGGGGCGGGACGAGCTTGCCGACCTCAACTGGCTTCTCCCAGGCCTCGCCACCGCCGTCACCGTGCCTATTATGGTGGACTCCACCTCCCCCGAGGCCATGGAGCTCGCCCTCAAGTACCTGCCGGGCCGGGTCCTCCTGAACTCCGCCAACCTGGAGGACGGCCTGGAGCGGTTTGACCGGGTGGCCTCCTTGGCCAAGGCCCACGGGGCGGCCCTGGTGGTCCTGGCCATTGACGAGAAGGGCATGGCCAAGACCCGGGAGGAGAAGGTCCGGGTGGCCTTGCGCATGTACGAGCGGCTCACGGAGCACCACGGCTTCCGCCCGGAGGACCTCCTCTTTGACCTCCTCACCTTCCCCATCACCCAAGGGGACGAGGAGAGCCGCCCCCTGGCCAAGGAGACCCTTTTGGCCATGGAGGAGCTAAGGGAGCGGCTTCCCGGGGTGGGGTTCATCCTGGGGGTTTCCAACGTGTCCTTCGGCCTAAAGCCCAGGGCCAGGCGGGTCCTCAACTCCGTCTTCCTGGACGAGGCCAGGAAGCGGGGCCTCACCGCCGCCATCGTGGATGCGGGGAAGATCCTCCCCATCGCCCAGATCCCCGAGGAGGCCTACGCCTTGGCCCTGGACCTCATCCACGACCGAAGGAGGGAAGGGTACGACCCCCTCATGGCCTTCATGGCCTACTTTGAGGCCCACCAGGAGGACTTGGCCCAAAAGGAGGACCTTTTCCAGGCCCTGCCCCTCTTGGAAAGGCTCAAGCGGCGGGTGGTGGAGGGGAGGAAGGTGGGCCTCGAGGCCGACTTGGACGAGGCCCTAAGGCAAGGGCATAAGCCCTTGGACCTCATCAACGGCCCCCTCCTTGCGGGCATGAAGGAGGTGGGGGAGCTCTTTGGGGCGGGAAGGATGCAGCTTCCCTTCGTCCTCCAGGCCGCCGAGGTGATGAAAAGGGCCGTGGCCCACCTGGAGCCCCACATGGAAAAGCGGGGTGCGGGCAAGGGCCGGATGGTCCTGGCCACGGTGAAGGGGGACGTGCACGATATCGGCAAGAACCTGGTGGACATCATCCTCACCAACAACGGCTACCAGGTGGTGAACCTGGGCATCAAGGTGCCCATTGAGGAGATCCTAAGGGCGGTGGAGGAGCACAAGCCCCACGCCGTGGGCATGTCGGGCCTCTTGGTGAAGAGCACCCAGGTGATGAAGGAAAACCTGGAGTACATGCGGGATAGGGGGTATACCCTCCCCGTCATCCTGGGCGGGGCGGCCCTTACCCGGAGCTTCGTGGAGGAGGAGCTTCGGGCCATCTACCCCAACGTCTACTACGCGGAGGATGCCTTTGAGGGCCTGAAGCTCATGGAGGAGCTCACGGGCCACGCTCCTCCCGAGCTCACCCGGAAGGCTCCGGCCCGCCCCAAGCGGGAGGCGCCCAAAGTGGAGGCCCGCCCCAAGCCCGTGGGCGAGCCCCCCGCCATCCCCCGCCCCCCCTTCTTCGGGGTGCGGGTGGAGGAGAACCTGGACCTGGCCACCATCGCCCACTACGTGAACAAGCTCGCCCTTTACCGGGGGCAGTGGGGGTATAGCCGAAAGGGCATGAGCCGGGAGGAGTGGCGGGCCTTGGTGGAGCGGGAGGCGGAGCCCGTGTTCCGCCGCCTCCTCAAGGAGGCGCGGGAGGAAGGGTGGCTTCGGCCCAGGGTGCTCTATGGCTTCTTCCCCGTGGCCCGGGAGGGGGAGGAGCTTTGGGTCTATTCCCCGGAAACGGGGGAGGTTTTGGAGCGCTTCCGCTTTCCCCGGCAACGGGGCGGGGGCCTGAGCCTCGTGGACTACTTCCGCCCCCGCTACGCCCCGCCCCTAGGAGACGAGGAGGCGTGGCTTCCCGCCTTCAGCGAAGGGGCCCGGGATGTGCTTGGGGTGCAGCTCGTCACCATGGGGGAGGAGCCTGGCAAGAAGGCGCGGGCCCTCTTTGAAGGGGGGGCGTACCAGGACTACCTCTTCGTCCACGGCTTCGCCGTGGAGATGACGGAGGCCTTGGCGGAGTACTGGCACAAGCGCATGCGGCAGATGTGGGGCATCGCCGGCCAGGACGCCACGGAGATCCAGAAGCTCTTCCAGCAGGGCTACCAGGGGGCCCGCTACTCCTTCGGCTACCCCGCCTGTCCCGACCTCTCGGACCAGGCCAAGCTGGACCGGCTTATGGGCTTTGCCCGCATCGGCGTGCGGCTCACGGAAAACTTCCAACTGGATCCCGAGCACGCCACCAGCGCCCTGGTGGTCCACCACCCCGAGGCCCGCTATTTCAGCGTGGACTGA